The Trypanosoma brucei gambiense DAL972 chromosome 10, complete sequence genome has a segment encoding these proteins:
- a CDS encoding kinesin, putative, with translation MMSSSSSAQVLAGIPQIGATTPVTTQSTVKREGSTPVRCRGKVERTPRGSQSSQDAVRVAVRVKPSSDNSNLLRYVIETGTLTTTPRTGCRRESARIGSANQCAKSAEEAANIGGGGQGDERGSLSNMSLSSSSNINGGPVMTGRGATRPVPCFAPIAGTEEGNMLTVITPTADGAKEVQRTYEFGRVFGPSVSDSEICESIVPGIVEQLRAGFNACVLCYGQTGSGKTHTINVLAPAFINALFDNLDAENDIVELSYIQIYNNNAYNLLGRGKSEHGMLLQKPLGTAVPEPRYLVQNATLAIARIAEAQRKRFVSHHALNARSSRSHVLLSLHVTKCVGGIPVFTSRLTLGDLAGSERVKRTGVVGDELGEAIAINKSLSVLHSVIRATAEEADVLPVRESMLTLYLASTLADCYLLLIATVSLDKRSAAETKSSLDFATTAKRCVLTKTKERVRDLLMRNGCSFEEAYGNLTREIETLRHRVATLQEEVNIEKQLSSLTRREKHAPNSNDGMDHEGKEPEQPQKVNGDAATNTENSLANASGANSAEDPVIRDHVVALERQCAIFQSVLRERERDLCSLESRGDVAEELRQELEQRVRQCDEAQQTLEEAVLEVGTSELLHKVTDTFRWMQEQFDSMSEQKQVMAKTVEAMRSEQKRTMAELLEARKHIVQTEKSCEELRQRLERVTNENTGLTDQLEELNLKLLHEYAERVIREETVAWFKASGERAEECERLTTAFEDQRNLCDVLQSRLTSTEEELERGNKEHCALLQEMQKKDEAFRSIWILLTPQQKARFMSVGYGGDVVENSGSASLHQGHENVQLRSQVRTLKKQLEDEILCSRERDYRIEDLECENRLLQERLLHRENEYKSLVALDQDYMDEREQMEGQIAHLYTYIEEHNMKQRTSERQLREVQIEWEKLNEEYCNSQREVAELTAKLNKAKEEIRIQEANKHVLKNRHQHESRERDMKLAVLQHQLAVKQRTTDEVSRRLGLAERRRQHVAATVTAHKHHSDLVRRKAMKRNPELLRCQVGQPITTSQLIRATSLQTSLKRGHSQRPQRDAPKGLLRSRSSVSVDAAAGMRWDSRSSSNNQNGYVRRRTFSLNKQRDAPARSKFARTNSTLVERPALFF, from the coding sequence ATGAtgtcttcctcatcctcagcTCAGGTACTGGCGGGTATACCTCAAATCGGTGCGACGACACCGGTGACAACTCAGTCAACAGTGAAACGGGAGGGGAGTACGCCTGTCCGCTGCCGTGGAAAGGTTGAGCGGACACCACGGGGGTCGCAGAGTAGCCAGGATGCTGTGAGGGTTGCAGTCCGTGTAAAACCTTCTAGTGACAATAGCAATCTCCTGAGGTACGTTATTGAAACTGGAACgttaacaacaacaccacggACAGGTTGTCGGCGAGAAAGTGCCCGTATCGGCAGTGCCAACCAATGTGCCAAAAGTGCCGAAGAGGCAGCAAATATTGGTGGTGGCGGACAGGGTGATGAGAGGGGTAGTCTCTCAAACATGAGCCTTTCTAGTAGTTCCAATATTAACGGCGGGCCTGTGATGACCGGAAGGGGCGCAACTCGGCCGGTACCCTGTTTCGCACCCATCGCCGGAACCGAAGAGGGGAACATGCTTACAGTCATAACACCAACTGCCGATGGGGCAAAAGAGGTGCAACGTACGTATGAGTTTGGTCGTGTCTTTGGCCCGTCAGTGAGTGACAGCGAAATATGTGAGTCGATAGTTCCGGGTATAGTTGAGCAGCTGAGGGCTGGCTTCAATGCTTGTGTCCTCTGCTACGGGCAAACGGGGAGCGGGAAGACGCACACAATTAACGTTTTGGCACCCGCTTTTATCAATGCTTTGTTTGACAACCTCGACGCTGAGAACGACATTGTAGAATTGtcgtatatacaaatatacaaCAACAATGCCTACAACTTGCTGGGGAGAGGGAAATCAGAACACGGTATGCTGCTCCAAAAACCTTTGGGCACTGCGGTTCCCGAGCCCCGTTACCTCGTGCAGAATGCAACTCTTGCAATTGCACGCATCGCTGAAGCACAGAGAAAGCGTTTTGTCAGTCACCACGCGTTAAACGCACGCAGTTCCCGGTCGCATGTACTGCTTTCCCTACATGTAACAAAGTGTGTTGGCGGTATTCCAGTGTTTACGAGTCGCTTAACTTTAGGTGATTTGGCAGGGTCGGAGCGTGTAAAGCGAACAGGAGTGGTGGGTGACGAACTAGGGGAAGCTATTGCCATAAACAAGTCACTTTCAGTTCTGCACTCCGTAATTAGGGCTACGGCCGAGGAGGCGGATGTACTTCCAGTCCGAGAGTCGATGCTCACGCTTTACCTTGCATCGACTCTCGCTGACTGTTATCTTCTTCTTATCGCGACTGTGTCACTCGACAAACGCAGTGCTGCGGAAACAAAGAGTTCGCTTGACTTTGCTACAACGGCAAAACGGTGCGTTCtaacaaagacaaaagaaagagtaaGAGATTTGCTTATGAGGAATGGGTGTAGTTTTGAGGAAGCTTATGGAAATCTTACGCGGGAAATTGAAACTTTGCGTCACCGTGTCGCCACACTTCAAGAAGAGGTGAACATTGAAAAGCAACTTTCATCCTTAACACGAAGGGAGAAGCATGCGCCCAATTCAAACGATGGTATGGATcatgaaggaaaggaaccTGAACAACCCCAGAAGGTAAATGGTGATGCGGCAACGAACACGGAAAACTCACTAGCCAACGCATCTGGCGCCAACAGCGCCGAAGATCCAGTGATTCGGGACCATGTGGTGGCTCTAGAGCGCCAGTGTGCCATTTTCCAGAGTGTCTTGCGTGAACGCGAACGGGATCTCTGTTCACTGGAGTCGCGTGGGGACGTAGCCGAGGAGCTTCGGCAGGAACTGGAGCAACGAGTACGGCAGTGCGATGAAGCGCAACAAACTCTTGAAGAGGCCGTATTGGAGGTAGGAACTAGTGAGTTGCTTCATAAGGTAACGGACACTTTTCGGTGGATGCAAGAACAGTTTGATAGCATGAGCGAGCAAAAGCAGGTAATGGCGAAGACCGTGGAAGCGATGCGCAGTGAGCAGAAGCGTACTATGGCAGAGCTCCTGGAGGCAAGAAAACATATTGTGCAGACGGAAAAAAGCTGCGAGGAACTTCGGCAACGGTTAGAGAGGGTGACGAACGAAAACACGGGATTAACGGACCAATTGGAAGAGCTCAACCTTAAACTTCTTCATGAATATGCTGAACGTGTTATTCGTGAAGAGACAGTTGCGTGGTTCAAGGCGTCTGGTGAGCGCGCTGAAGAATGTGAACGATTGACAACTGCCTTTGAGGATCAGAGAAATCTCTGTGATGTACTGCAAAGTCGTTTGACGAGTACAGAGGAGGAACTCGAACGAGGCAACAAGGAGCACTGTGCCTTACTTCAGGAGATGCAGAAAAAAGACGAGGCATTTCGTAGTATATGGATTCTGCTAACTCCACAACAGAAGGCACGCTTCATGTCAGTGGGGTACGGTGGTGACGTAGTGGAAAACTCTGGATCCGCATCGCTACACCAGGGCCACGAGAATGTGCAGTTGCGCAGCCAGGTGCGAACCCTGAAGAAGCAACTAGAAGATGAAATCCTTTGCAGTAGAGAGCGCGACTATCGGATTGAGGACTTGGAGTGTGAGAACCGGCTCTTGCAAGAGCGATTGCTACACCGAGAGAACGAATACAAGAGCCTCGTTGCACTTGACCAGGATTATATGGATGAACGGGAACAGATGGAAGGACAAATTGCTCACCTCTACACATACATTGAGGAGCACAATATGAAGCAACGCACATCTGAGAGGCAACTGCGCGAAGTGCAGATTGAGTGGGAAAAGTTGAACGAAGAATATTGCAATTCTCAGCGTGAAGTGGCGGAGCTGACTGCTAAACTGAATAAggcaaaagaggaaatacgCATTCAGGAGGCTAATAAACACGTACTGAAAAACCGCCACCAGCACGAGTCTCGGGAACGGGACATGAAATTAGCTGTGCTTCAGCACCAACTGGCGGTGAAACAGCGTACGACCGATGAGGTGTCACGCCGGCTCGGGCTCGCGGAACGGCGGCGACAGCACGTAGCGGCAACCGTAACAGCCCACAAGCACCATAGCGACCTTGTCAGGCGGAAGGCAATGAAACGGAATCCTGAGTTGCTGCGGTGTCAGGTTGGACAGCCCATCACCACTTCCCAATTGATACGCGCTACATCCCTTCAAACTTCGTTAAAGAGAGGACATTCCCAGCGCCCGCAGCGTGACGCACCTAAAGGATTGTTGCGGTCGAGGTCTTCAGTGTCGGTTGATGCTGCTGCAGGGATGCGTTGGGATTCCCGAAGCAGTAGCAACAACCAGAATGGTTATGTGCGGCGACGGACCTTTTCGCTGAATAAGCAGCGTGATGCACCGGCACGTAGCAAATTTGCACGCACAAACTCGACCTTGGTGGAGAGGCctgctcttttcttctga
- a CDS encoding P-type H+-ATPase, putative has product MGDTGPKGVPGTNDAGEVHKPQKPQRRQSVLSKAISEHREGDDGSVPLLPPSKGLTSAEAEELLLKYGRNELPEKKTPSWLIFLRNLWGPMPIVLWIVIIIQFALQHFADGAVLLGIQLANALIGWYETIKAGDAVAALKNSLKPIATAYRDGTWQQIDAALLVPGDLVKLGSGSAVPADCTINEGVIDVDEAALTGESLPVTMGTEHMPKMGSNVVRGEVDATVQYTGQSTFFGKTATLLQSVEADIGSIRIILMRVMVILSSFSFVLCLICFIYLMVNFKQKFRDALQFAVVVLVVSIPIALEIVVTTTLAVGSKKLSKHKIIVTRLTAIETMSGVNMLCSDKTGTLTLNKMEIQEQCFTFEKGHDLRSLLVLSALAAKWREPPRDALDTMVLGAADLDECDNYEQLEFVPFDPTTKRTAATLVDKRSGEKFSVTKGAPHVIIEMVHNQDEINDSVVDIIDKLASRGIRCLSVAKTDSAGRWHLCGILTFLDPPRPDTKETIRRSRQYGVDVKMITGDHVLIAKEMCRMLDLDPNILTAEKLPKVDVNDMPSDLGEKYGDMMLSVGGFAQVFPEHKFLIVEALRQRGYTCAMTGDGVNDAPALKRADVGIAVHGATDAARAAADMVLTDPGLSVVVDAMFVSRQVFQRMLSFLTYRISATMQLVCFFFIACFSLTPHDYGIENPEFQVFYLPVMMFMLITLLNDGCLMTIGYDRVVPSKLPQRWNIPVVFTSAIIMSVVACASSLLLLWMALDAYDEKRYPNSWFGKLNIPSLKEGKIVTLLYLKISISDFLTLFSSRTGGRFFFSMAPGTILLVGAVVSLVISTIAASVWKKSSSDGVPVEGLARGETVADRLYPLWVWIYCILWWIVQDVVKVLTHMLMEAFDIFGCVSRASGGKEIVYNAKSSKEPI; this is encoded by the coding sequence ATGGGGGATACTGGACCAAAGGGTGTTCCGGGAACCAACGACGCCGGTGAAGTGCACAAGCCACAGAAACCGCAACGCCGCCAATCTGTGCTATCAAAGGCTATCAGTGAGCACCGTGAGGGTGATGATGGCAGTGTACCGCTGCTTCCGCCCTCGAAGGGATTGACATCCGCGGAAGCAGAGGAGTTGTTGCTTAAATACGGTCGTAACGAGCTtccggaaaagaaaacacccaGTTGGCTGATATTTTTGCGGAATCTATGGGGCCCTATGCCGATTGTTTTGTGGATTGTCATAATAATCCAGtttgcgttacagcactttGCTGATGGTGCCGTCCTGCTCGGCATTCAGCTCGCTAACGCTCTTATTGGGTGGTATGAGACGATAAAAGCTGGTGATGCGGTCGCTGCACTGAAGAACTCTTTGAAACCTATTGCGACCGCTTACCGTGACGGTACCTGGCAGCAGATAGACGCCGCATTACTGGTTCCCGGTGACCTTGTGAAGCTTGGGTCTGGTTCCGCCGTTCCCGCTGACTGCACGATTAACGAAGGTGTGATTGACGTTGACGAAGCAGCACTGACCGGTGAGTCACTTCCTGTGACGATGGGAACGGAACACATGCCGAAGATGGGGTCGAATGTCGTACGTGGTGAAGTTGATGCGACGGTGCAATACACAGGTCAGAGCACCTTTTTTGGCAAGACGGCAACGCTACTTCAGTCTGTGGAGGCTGACATTGGCAGTATCCGTATAATTCTCATGCGTGTGATGGTCATCTTGTCGAGTTTCTCGTTCGTACTTTGCTTGATTTGCTTCATCTATCTGATGGTAAATTTCAAGCAAAAGTTCCGTGATGCCTTGCAGTTCGCTGTTGTAGTGCTTGTGGTATCCATTCCTATTGCTTTGGAGATTGTTGTGACGACCACTCTCGCTGTGGGTTCAAAGAAGCTGTCGAAGCACAAAATCATTGTGACGAGACTGACAGCCATTGAGACAATGTCTGGTGTGAACATGCTTTGCTCTGACAAAACCGGTACTCTGACGTTGAACAAGATGGAGATTCAGGAACAGTGCTTCACATTCGAGAAGGGTCACGATCTGCGTTCACTGCTTGTACTTTCCGCGCTTGCAGCAAAGTGGCGTGAGCCTCCCCGTGATGCACTGGACACGATGGTACTTGGTGCTGCAGATCTGGACGAGTGCGACAACTACGAGCAGCTTGAGTTCGTGCCATTTGATCCAACGACGAAACGAACGGCCGCTACATTGGTTGATAAGCGAAGTGGTGAGAAGTTCAGTGTGACGAAAGGCGCACCACACGTTATTATAGAGATGGTGCACAATCAAGATGAGATCAATGACTCTGTGGTCGATATCATTGACAAATTGGCGTCGCGCGGTATCCGATGCCTCTCTGTGGCGAAAACAGACTCCGCGGGTCGTTGGCATCTCTGTGGAATCCTGACGTTCCTCGATCCCCCGCGCCCGGACACGAAGGAGACAATTCGCCGTAGTAGGCAGTATGGCGTGGATGTAAAGATGATCACTGGTGACCATGTGCTCATTGCGAAGGAAATGTGCCGCATGCTGGACCTTGATCCGAACATCCTAACCGCCGAGAAGCTTCCCAAGGTGGATGTCAACGATATGCCCAGCGACCTTGGCGAGAAGTACGGTGACATGATGCTGAGTGTCGGCGGGTTCGCACAGGTCTTCCCCGAGCACAAGTTTTTGATCGTTGAGGCGCTTCGGCAGCGCGGGTACACGTGCGCGATGACTGGTGATGGCGTGAACGACGCGCCTGCCCTGAAACGTGCGGACGTCGGTATTGCTGTACACGGCGCGACAGACGCCGCTCGTGCCGCGGCAGACATGGTGCTGACAGACCCTGGTttgagtgttgttgttgatgcgaTGTTTGTATCGCGTCAGGTGTTCCAACGTATGTTGTCTTTTCTAACATACCGTATTTCCGCCACAATGCAGTTggtgtgcttcttttttatcgCCTGCTTCTCGTTGACACCTCACGACTATGGAATTGAGAACCCCGAATTCCAGGTTTTCTACCTCCCAGTGATGATGTTCATGCTGATCACGCTCCTGAACGACGGGTGCCTGATGACCATTGGATATGACCGTGTGGTGCCCTCGAAGCTTCCGCAGCGTTGGAACATTCCTGTTGTGTTCACAAGCGCTATAATTATGTCTGTTGTTGCCTGTGCCTCGTCTCTACTACTGCTGTGGATGGCTCTTGATGCTTATGATGAGAAAAGGTACCCCAACTCTTGGTTCGGCAAACTCAACATTCCTTCCTTGAAGGAGGGCAAAATAGTTACTCTCCTGTACCTCAAGATATCGATTTCTGACTTCTTGACTCTATTCTCCTCACGTACTGGTGGAAGGTTCTTTTTCTCGATGGCTCCGGGCACTATACTGCTGGTCGGTGCGGTGGTCTCACTGGTAATCTCGACGATCGCCGCCTCGGTTTGGAAGAAATCAAGTTCTGATGGTGTTCCTGTGGAGGGTCTTGCACGAGGTGAAACTGTTGCGGATAGATTGTATCCACTTTGGGTTTGGATATATTGCATTTTGTGGTGGATCGTCCAAGATGTCGTGAAGGTTTTGACTCACATGCTAATGGAGGCCTTCGACATATTTGGCTGTGTGTCGCGTGCAAGCGGTGGGAAAGAAATTGTTTATAATGCTAAGTCGTCTAAGGAACctatttaa
- a CDS encoding chaperone protein DNAj, putative yields MDIDSPYKILGIPQSASVADIRAAFRRLALTTHPDKQGSNTSGGEAQMMLYSSHPFYVIKEASDILLDPVRRAEYDEGQQRMYARSIGVVSDVHDISDFRLVEERKALCSEDRVCGDVTIQVYEMECRCGGAFEIFLVKGEEGNVDKLCGCDSCSLIVSVRRQT; encoded by the coding sequence ATGGACATAGATTCCCCCTATAAAATTTTGGGAATACCGCAATCGGCTTCAGTGGCAGATATTCGAGCAGCTTTTAGGCGTTTGGCTCTAACGACACACCCGGACAAACAGGGCTCCAACACCTCGGGGGGTGAAGCACAAATGATGCTTTACTCTTCTCACCCATTTTATGTGATCAAAGAGGCATCAGATATACTTCTGGATCCGGTGCGGCGTGCAGAGTACGATGAAGGTCAGCAACGGATGTATGCACGCTCCATCGGGGTCGTAAGCGACGTCCACGACATCAGTGACTTTCGTCTTGTagaggagaggaaagcaCTGTGCAGTGAAGACAGGGTATGTGGTGATGTGACAATACAAGTTTACGAGATGGAGTGCCGGTGTGGTGGGGCGTTTGAGATTTTTTTGGTTAAGGGTGAGGAGGGTAATGTAGATAAGCTCTGCGGATGCGATTCTTGTTCTTTAATAGTTTCTGTAAGGCGACAAACCTAG
- a CDS encoding electron transfer protein, putative, which produces MRRFSNCLLCFGAITPVGDSKRFFKSDGTPYNRDAANNLYGSEHTHRGGVEALSEGVAAGQYGEHKPRAIMFVNKRPVEIIPQEENLLEVLEREGIRVPKFCYHPILSVAGNCRMCLVQVDGTQNLVVSCATVALPGMSIITDSRLVRDAREGNVELILINHPNDCPICEQATNCDLQNVSMNYGTDIPRYKEDKRAVQDFYFDPQTRVVLNRCIHCTRCVRFLNEHAQDFNLGMIGRGGLSEISTFLDELEVKTDNNMPVSQLCPVGKIYLGDADENNLIAEQLDVSYESERGDRGTVTLGK; this is translated from the coding sequence ATGAGGCGTTTTTCTAACTGCTTGCTCTGTTTTGGTGCCATTACTCCCGTTGGCGACAGTAAACGGTTCTTTAAATCGGATGGGACACCCTATAATAGAGATGCGGCGAACAACTTGTATGGGAGTGAGCATACTCACAGGGGCGGCGTGGAGGCTTTATCGGAGGGAGTTGCCGCCGGTCAGTATGGGGAGCATAAACCTCGTGCTATCATGTTTGTTAACAAGCGTCCCGTTGAGATTATACCACAGGAAGAAAACTTACTTGAGGTGCTTGAGCGGGAAGGCATTCGCGTCCCTAAATTTTGCTATCACCCAATTTTATCTGTAGCAGGTAACTGCCGGATGTGTCTCGTTCAAGTCGATGGGACGCAAAATCTCGTCGTTTCTTGTGCCACGGTAGCACTTCCCGGTATGTCGATAATAACTGATAGCAGGCTGGTTCGTGATGCCCGTGAAGGCAACGTCGAACTTATTCTTATCAATCACCCAAATGACTGCCCGATTTGTGAACAAGCAACAAATTGCGACCTTCAGAACGTAAGCATGAATTATGGAACTGATATTCCACGATATAAGGAAGATAAGCGTGCGGTTCAAGACTTTTATTTTGATCCGCAGACACGTGTAGTACTCAATCGTTGTATTCACTGCACCCGCTGCGTACGGTTTTTGAATGAGCACGCTCAAGATTTTAATTTGGGGATGATAGGACGGGGTGGTCTTAGTGAGATCAGTACTTTTCTGGATGAGTTAGAGGTAAAAACTGATAACAACATGCCTGTCTCTCAATTGTGTCCCGTGGGAAAGATTTATTTGGGCGATGCTGACGAGAATAATTTAATTGCTGAACAACTAGACGTATCGTACGAGAGCGAGCGTGGAGATAGAGGAACAGTAACGTTAGGAAAATAG
- a CDS encoding T. brucei spp.-specific protein, producing MRSLFTITQGAATYKLTGEWHLGRLEAVRRRRRSCNDQAHNHRGRTTNSFEGVETAMEAEENYARSAAALVERARTFDPVDESSTTSELEKKVSQPTEQQRPANSMLSGCVGWCAAFSGIDVIPHFLSQRQISRA from the coding sequence ATGAGGTCACTTTTTACGATCACACAGGGCGCTGCGACGTACAAGCTCACGGGCGAATGGCATTTGGGACGCCTCGAGGCTGTGCGCAGGAGGAGGCGTAGCTGCAACGACCAGGCCCACAACCATCGGGGACGCACTACTAACTCCTTTGAAGGGGTGGAAACCGCAATGGAAGCAGAGGAAAACTATGCCCGCAGCGCGGCAGCGCTTGTAGAGCGCGCAAGAACATTTGATCCGGTGGACGAAAGCTCTACCACTAGTgagctggaaaaaaaagtttcacAGCCAACTGAGCAGCAAAGGCCAGCAAACAGCATGTTGTCAGGGTGTGTGGGTTGGTGCGCCGCGTTCTCAGGCATTGACGTTATACCCCATTTTCTATCGCAGCGGCAAATAAGCCGAGCATAG
- a CDS encoding T. brucei spp.-specific protein, whose amino-acid sequence KYQLYILGVSFCSCFFHCNLICYCTLFPNNTVGENKLHRSQRTLSTDCENHPSIHGSGFHPPRDSVFHCFQYFIQPHFHWRCFRTMTACQYSDVPLILCFSVLPKIIVSAVD is encoded by the coding sequence AAGTATCAACTTTATATATTAGGTGTGTCTTTCTGCAGTTGCTTCTTCCACTGCAATCTCATCTGCTATTGCACTCTCTTTCCAAACAACACGGTGGGAGAAAATAAGCTGCATAGAAGTCAGCGCACTCTTTCTACAGACTGTGAAAATCACCCTTCCATACACGGCTCGGGATTCCATCCTCCGCGCGACTCGgtctttcattgtttccagTACTTTATTCAACCCCATTTCCATTGGCGCTGCTTCCGCACGATGACTGCATGCCAATATTCAGATGTCCCTTTAATTCTGTGTTTTTCCGTGTTGCCGAAGATTATCGTTTCTGCAGTGGACTAA
- a CDS encoding T. brucei spp.-specific protein, whose protein sequence is MQKHKEECATFEIGLGRNAHRSDLPARILPVTMTTQLTGVEKIIFSSFRAYTPLSIFGDTEGGSPIISAVVSAKPRQSTGRGGRKTPSPPKYI, encoded by the coding sequence atgcagaagcacaaagaGGAATGCGCTACATTCGAAATTGGATTAGGGCGAAACGCGCATCGAAGCGATCTTCCCGCCCGTATTCTGCCGGTAACCATGACAACTCAACTCACTGGAGTGGAGAAAATCATCTTTTCATCATTCCGTGCCTACACACCCCTAAGCATCTTCGGTGATACCGAAGGAGGATCACCCATAATAAGCGCGGTCGTCAGTGCAAAGCCGCGGCAATCAACAGGAAGAGGCGGGAGGAAGACACCCTCCCCCCCCAAATATATTTGA
- a CDS encoding T. brucei spp.-specific protein: MSVYGNGGDHEWTPSFSPPLYVQRAQKVQTLLRENGCSSFIDAGCSRGGLLRHILTSQLQEHSFSRALAIDLDKVALHEAKEAITALGFSSPVALLHPMHVEFVQGDLTKPPVFTPFQEDKEREREIGKEATQLGEAVPRTQLSHQYDAVISIEVLEHINVRDVPLFTEVLFAHLAAACGARVVVITTPNRDRNGIGNAKSSVTGQFGGSIQPRLNGAPHSLPGLPYNVRHEDHKFEMTAAQFRRYCDYVIEAYHPRWVSYTLFGVGEMFTQGSIFHAGPDRVAVRRQKVLPSLPVTLDALKETRFPLSQLSGVPPLTPSDAGGSEINWTHDMLARGRLFPWEEVFGELSTRPDEDMLCCIRTTSPYCSLPPVEMPYKPLWNRMGEAVRGAFAAAAIEDEAVQEHDSYLSFADVSVNYHYRFFAPFNASLCALISCMLRKVHRRNGIWNPNDRPARPLVRCSESASGYVRLVLAWILYDCWGVDALKRGVGDDSYGSARRTLSSDEMKVLLFLSSLGFFPGSVHHLRSVLHRGRLLTGSGRRRGVGGNRRAASATSVCSSEIDKANREKIRWLSYALFQHGVSARHIASCWNNVA; the protein is encoded by the coding sequence ATGTCCGTATATGGGAACGGCGGTGACCACGAGTGGACTCCATCGTTTTCCCCACCATTATACGTACAGCGGGCGCAGAAAGTGCAAACTTTACTACGGGAGAATGGGTGTAGCTCGTTCATTGATGCCGGTTGTTCGCGTGGCGGACTGCTACGCCATATACTGACCTCCCAGTTACAAGAACATTCTTTCAGTCGCGCGCTCGCGATCGATTTGGACAAAGTGGCGTTGCATGAAGCCAAAGAAGCGATAACAGCACTAGGATTCTCATCCCCCGTTGCACTTCTGCACCCCATGCACGTTGAGTTCGTTCAAGGGGACCTCACGAAACCACCGGTCTTCACTCCGTTTCAAGAAGACAAGGAAAGGGAACGGGAAATCGGGAAAGAGGCTACACAACTGGGAGAAGCGGTTCCTCGCACCCAGTTATCACACCAATACGATGCCGTTATCTCCATTGAAGTGTTAGAACACATAAATGTTCGTGATGTTCCCCTCTTCACCGAGGTCCTTTTTGCCCACCTTGCCGCGGCTTGCGGTGCGCGGGTTGTAGTCATTACAACACCCAATCGCGATAGAAATGGTATCGGTAATGCCAAGAGTAGTGTGACCGGTCAGTTCGGAGGTAGCATTCAACCGCGGTTGAACGGTGCTCCTCACTCTTTGCCAGGTTTACCGTACAACGTGAGACACGAAGACCACAAGTTTGAAATGACGGCGGCGCAGTTCCGACGATACTGTGATTACGTCATAGAAGCGTATCATCCACGCTGGGTATCTTACACACTGTTTGGAGTTGGGGAGATGTTTACACAGGGTTCAATTTTTCATGCAGGTCCTGATCGTGTCGCAGTGCGTCGCCAGAAGGTATTGCCATCCTTACCTGTCACGCTTGATGCGTTAAAAGAGACACGATTCCCCCTCTCCCAGCTCTCGGGTGTCCCCCCATTAACGCCGTCCGACGCAGGAGGGAGTGAAATCAATTGGACACATGATATGCTTGCTCGGGGTCGTCTTTTCCCATGGGAGGAAGTCTTTGGTGAACTGTCAACGCGACCAGACGAAGACATGTTGTGCTGCATCAGGACGACCTCTCCTTACTGTAGCCTACCTCCCGTCGAAATGCCATATAAACCGCTATGGAACCGGATGGGGGAAGCTGTACGCGGTGCCTTCGCCGCTGCTGCGATTGAGGATGAGGCCGTGCAGGAGCATGACAGTTATTTGTCATTTGCGGATGTGAGCGTCAATTACCACTATCGATTTTTTGCTCCGTTCAACGCGAGTCTTTGCGCGCTAATATCGTGTATGCTGAGGAAAGTGCACCGGCGAAATGGAATTTGGAACCCAAACGATCGTCCAGCACGTCCTCTCGTCAGGTGTTCCGAATCCGCCTCGGGTTACGTGCGTCTTGTCCTAGCGTGGATTCTTTACGACTGCTGGGGCGTAGATGCCCTTAAACGAGGCGTGGGAGACGACTCTTATGGGTCCGCGCGTCGTACTCTATCAAGTGATGAAATGAaagtgctgttgtttttatcctCTTTGGGATTTTTTCCAGGCTCTGTGCACCACCTCCGGAGCGTGCTTCATCGAGGACGTTTGCTTACAGGTAGCGGTAGGCGAAGAGGGGTTGGAGGCAACAGGCGAGCAGCGAGTGCAACATCAGTTTGCAGTTCTGAGATTGACAAGGCTAACCGGGAAAAGATCCGATGGCTTTCCTACGCTCTTTTCCAGCACGGCGTTAGTGCACGTCACATCGCGAGTTGCTGGAATAATGTGGCGTAG
- a CDS encoding T. brucei spp.-specific protein: MARCIIGARRVTFWSMEQFACLLRSFHRNGQVVVNKNESSQRFASLRPFLIDLPYSAAMKLLIRLFMLSFHFYQFVWCVALVGYFIYIYIFVKVIGCAP, encoded by the coding sequence ATGGCGCGGTGCATCATTGGGGCTCGGCGGGTGACCTTTTGGAGTATGGAGCAGTTTGCCTGTTTGTTAAGATCTTTCCACCGGAATGGTCAAGTTGTGGTGAATAAAAATGAATCCAGTCAACGTTTCGCGTCACTCCGTCCTTTCCTCATCGACCTTCCGTATTCGGCGGCAATGAAATTATTAATACGCTTATTTATGTTATCTTTCCACTTTTATCAGTTTGTATGGTGTGTTGCTTTAGTTGGATattttatatacatatatatatttgtcaAGGTGATTGGTTGTGCTCCCTAa